A window of the Zootoca vivipara chromosome 14, rZooViv1.1, whole genome shotgun sequence genome harbors these coding sequences:
- the TRAF7 gene encoding E3 ubiquitin-protein ligase TRAF7 isoform X3: MSLRSTFSLHEEEEEPEPLVFAEQPSVKLCCQLCCSVFKDPVITTCGHTFCRRCALTSEKCPVDNAKLTVVVNNIAVAEQIGELFIHCKYGCRPAASGKPPAFEVDPHGCPFTIKLSARKDHESSCDYRPVRCPNNPSCPPLLKMNLEAHLKECEHIKCPHSKYGCTFIGNQDTYETHLEMCKFEGLKEFLQQTDDRFHEMQVAMAQKDQEIAFLRSMLGKLSEKIDQLEKNLELKFDVLDENQSKLSEDLMEFRRDASMLNDELSHINARLNMGILGSYDPQQIFKCKGTFVGHQGPVWCLCVYSIGDLLFSGSSDKTIKVWDTCTTYKCQKTLEGHDGIVLALCIQGNKLYSGSADCTIIVWDIQTLQKVNTIRAHDNPVCTLVSSHNMLFSGSLKAIKVWDIVGTELKLKKELTGLNHWVRALVASQNHLYSGSYQTIKIWDIRNLECVHVLQTSGGSVYSIAVTNHHIVCGTYENLIHVWDIESKEQVRTLTGHVGTVYALAVISTPDQTKVFSASYDRSLRVWSMDNMICTQTLLRHQGSVTALAVSRGRLFSGAVDSTVKVWTC; encoded by the exons ATGTCCCTGCGCTCAACTTTCTCTCTccatgaggaagaggaagagcca GAGCCGCTGGTGTTTGCTGAGCAGCCCTCAGTGAAGCTCTGCTGCCAGCTGTGTTGCAGTGTGTTTAAAGATCCAGTAATCACGACCTGTGGG CACACTTTTTGCAGAAGATGTGCCTTAACCTCTG AGAAGTGCCCGGTGGACAACGCCAAACTGACTGTTGTGGTCAACAACATTGCTGTTGCTGAGCAAATTGGGGAGCTCTTCATCCACTGCAAGTACGGCTGCCGGCCCGCTGCGAGTGGCAAGCCTCCTGCCTTCGAGGTGGACCCTCATGGGTGCCCCTTCACCATTAAACTGAGTGCCAGAAA GGACCATGAAAGCAGCTGTGATTACAGGCCGGTTCGCTGCCCCAACAACCCCAGCTGCCCGCCACTTCTCAAGATGAACCTGGAAGCACACCTCAAGGAGTGTGAGCACATCAAGTGCCCCCATTCCAAATATGG gtGTACATTCATAGGAAACCAAGACACATACGAGACCCATTTGGAAATGTGCAAGTTTGAGGGCCTGAAGGAGTTCCTCCAGCAGACAGATGATCGCTTCCACGAGATGCAGGTGGCCATGGCACAGAAGGACCAGGAAATTGCTTTCCTGCGCTCCATGCTGGGCAAGCTCTCGGAGAAGATCGACCAGCTGGAGAAGAACCTGGAGCTGAAGTTTG ATGTCCTGGACGAGAACCAGAGCAAGCTGAGTGAGGACCTGATGGAGTTCCGGAGAGACGCTTCCATGCTGAAC GATGAGCTGTCCCACATCAATGCCCGGCTGAACATGGGAATCCTGGGCT CATACGACCCTCAGCAGATCTTCAAGTGCAAAGGCACTTTCGTTGGTCACCAGGGCCCTGTCTGGTGCCTGTGCGTCTACTCTATAGGGGACTTGCTCTTCAGCGGCTCTTCAGACAAGACGAttaag GTGTGGGATACCTGTACCACATACAAGTGCCAAAAAACCTTGGAAGGCCACGATGGGATAGTCTTGGCTCTCTGCATCCAAGG GAATAAGCTGTACAGTGGCTCTGCTGACTGCACCATCATT GTCTGGGATATTCAAACCTTGCAGAAAGTTAACACTATCCGGGCCCATGACAACCCTGTCTGCACGCTGGTCTCCTCACACAACATGCTTTTCAGTGGCTCCCTAAAAGCCATCAAG GTCTGGGACATCGTGGGCACTGAGCTGAAGCTGAAGAAGGAGCTGACGGGCCTTAACCACTGGGTCCGTGCACTGGTGGCATCCCAGAATCACCTCTACAGTGGCTCCTACCAAACGATCAAG ATCTGGGACATTCGGAACTTGGAGTGTGTACATGTCCTGCAGACGTCGGGTGGGAGCGTCTACTCTATCGCTGTCACAAACCACCACATTGTCTGCGGCACCTATGAGAATCTCATTCAC GTGTGGGACATTGAGTCCAAAGAGCAGGTGCGTACCCTGACGGGACACGTGGGCACCGTGTATGCCCTGGCCGTCATCTCCACGCCAGACCAAACCAAAGTCTTCAGCGCTTCCTATGACCGGTCATTGCGG GTATGGAGCATGGATAACATGATCTGCACTCAGACTCTGCTACGCCACCAGGGCAGCGTCACAGCACTGGCTGTCTCTCGGGGTCGCCTGTTTTCTGGTGCTGTTGACAGCACGGTTAAG GTTTGGACATGCTAG
- the TRAF7 gene encoding E3 ubiquitin-protein ligase TRAF7 isoform X2, which translates to MSASKNTRYNRFPSGTTNCAASENTNGTRMETTFGPAFSAVTTITKADGSSTFKQHRRTPSSSSTLTYSPRDEDDGMPPISTPRRSDSAISIRSLHSESNMSLRSTFSLHEEEEEPEPLVFAEQPSVKLCCQLCCSVFKDPVITTCGHTFCRRCALTSEKCPVDNAKLTVVVNNIAVAEQIGELFIHCKYGCRPAASGKPPAFEVDPHGCPFTIKLSARKDHESSCDYRPVRCPNNPSCPPLLKMNLEAHLKECEHIKCPHSKYGCTFIGNQDTYETHLEMCKFEGLKEFLQQTDDRFHEMQVAMAQKDQEIAFLRSMLGKLSEKIDQLEKNLELKFDVLDENQSKLSEDLMEFRRDASMLNDELSHINARLNMGILGSYDPQQIFKCKGTFVGHQGPVWCLCVYSIGDLLFSGSSDKTIKVWDTCTTYKCQKTLEGHDGIVLALCIQGNKLYSGSADCTIIVWDIQTLQKVNTIRAHDNPVCTLVSSHNMLFSGSLKAIKVWDIVGTELKLKKELTGLNHWVRALVASQNHLYSGSYQTIKIWDIRNLECVHVLQTSGGSVYSIAVTNHHIVCGTYENLIHVWDIESKEQVRTLTGHVGTVYALAVISTPDQTKVFSASYDRSLRVWSMDNMICTQTLLRHQGSVTALAVSRGRLFSGAVDSTVKVWTC; encoded by the exons ATGAGCGCCAGTAAGAACACCCGCTACAATCGTTTCCCCAGTGGTACAACAAACTGTGCTGCTTCAGAAAACACTAACGGG aCCAGAATGGAGACAACTTTTGGGCCTGCTTTTTCTGCAGTGACTACCATCACCAAAG CGGACGGGAGTAGTACATTCAAACAGCATCGCCGGACACCCTCCTCTTCCAGCACGCTCACCTATTCCCCTCGCGACGAGGATGATGGCATG ccacCAATCAGCACTCCACGCCGGTCTGACTCTGCCATCTCCATCCGCTCGTTGCATTCAGAGTCCAACATGTCCCTGCGCTCAACTTTCTCTCTccatgaggaagaggaagagcca GAGCCGCTGGTGTTTGCTGAGCAGCCCTCAGTGAAGCTCTGCTGCCAGCTGTGTTGCAGTGTGTTTAAAGATCCAGTAATCACGACCTGTGGG CACACTTTTTGCAGAAGATGTGCCTTAACCTCTG AGAAGTGCCCGGTGGACAACGCCAAACTGACTGTTGTGGTCAACAACATTGCTGTTGCTGAGCAAATTGGGGAGCTCTTCATCCACTGCAAGTACGGCTGCCGGCCCGCTGCGAGTGGCAAGCCTCCTGCCTTCGAGGTGGACCCTCATGGGTGCCCCTTCACCATTAAACTGAGTGCCAGAAA GGACCATGAAAGCAGCTGTGATTACAGGCCGGTTCGCTGCCCCAACAACCCCAGCTGCCCGCCACTTCTCAAGATGAACCTGGAAGCACACCTCAAGGAGTGTGAGCACATCAAGTGCCCCCATTCCAAATATGG gtGTACATTCATAGGAAACCAAGACACATACGAGACCCATTTGGAAATGTGCAAGTTTGAGGGCCTGAAGGAGTTCCTCCAGCAGACAGATGATCGCTTCCACGAGATGCAGGTGGCCATGGCACAGAAGGACCAGGAAATTGCTTTCCTGCGCTCCATGCTGGGCAAGCTCTCGGAGAAGATCGACCAGCTGGAGAAGAACCTGGAGCTGAAGTTTG ATGTCCTGGACGAGAACCAGAGCAAGCTGAGTGAGGACCTGATGGAGTTCCGGAGAGACGCTTCCATGCTGAAC GATGAGCTGTCCCACATCAATGCCCGGCTGAACATGGGAATCCTGGGCT CATACGACCCTCAGCAGATCTTCAAGTGCAAAGGCACTTTCGTTGGTCACCAGGGCCCTGTCTGGTGCCTGTGCGTCTACTCTATAGGGGACTTGCTCTTCAGCGGCTCTTCAGACAAGACGAttaag GTGTGGGATACCTGTACCACATACAAGTGCCAAAAAACCTTGGAAGGCCACGATGGGATAGTCTTGGCTCTCTGCATCCAAGG GAATAAGCTGTACAGTGGCTCTGCTGACTGCACCATCATT GTCTGGGATATTCAAACCTTGCAGAAAGTTAACACTATCCGGGCCCATGACAACCCTGTCTGCACGCTGGTCTCCTCACACAACATGCTTTTCAGTGGCTCCCTAAAAGCCATCAAG GTCTGGGACATCGTGGGCACTGAGCTGAAGCTGAAGAAGGAGCTGACGGGCCTTAACCACTGGGTCCGTGCACTGGTGGCATCCCAGAATCACCTCTACAGTGGCTCCTACCAAACGATCAAG ATCTGGGACATTCGGAACTTGGAGTGTGTACATGTCCTGCAGACGTCGGGTGGGAGCGTCTACTCTATCGCTGTCACAAACCACCACATTGTCTGCGGCACCTATGAGAATCTCATTCAC GTGTGGGACATTGAGTCCAAAGAGCAGGTGCGTACCCTGACGGGACACGTGGGCACCGTGTATGCCCTGGCCGTCATCTCCACGCCAGACCAAACCAAAGTCTTCAGCGCTTCCTATGACCGGTCATTGCGG GTATGGAGCATGGATAACATGATCTGCACTCAGACTCTGCTACGCCACCAGGGCAGCGTCACAGCACTGGCTGTCTCTCGGGGTCGCCTGTTTTCTGGTGCTGTTGACAGCACGGTTAAG GTTTGGACATGCTAG